In the Marinobacter sp. Arc7-DN-1 genome, GCGCCAGGGTTGAGGGTTCAGGTACCTTTACCGGCCCACAATCACGATCGACGCAGTAGGCGGCATCATGAGAGAAGGGAGCAAAGTCGGTGATTGCCGTCCTTTGGCCATTAGTTTCGCCGTAGGTATAGAGATCAAAATGAAGACCGTAGCCCCCTGCCAGTGATGACGCATCGATCTGAAATACCTGCTTGAACAACTCCTCACCGGCAGGTCCAGCCGTATCGTCCTGGACGTTGTAGGAGGCAATTGTGGGCAGGCCGGCAAAACTGAATGCGAGTTGGTAATAGTAGGTATCGAAGATTCCGTGTGGGGCAAGTTCTCCGCCGTTGGAGACTGATGCGACAGGCGGAGTGCCATATTCGGAGGCGCCAAACAGGGTGGAAAGCGCCGTGCCATTTACGGTGACACTGCCAAGGTTAGCCGGATCCCCGATATTCTGGGTCTTGGGCAGTAGCGCGACCGAAAGGTAATAGTCAATAGCTGTATCTACTTCGGTTGTCTTGCCCAAAGCCCATAGATCAAATGATGAAGTTGTAGTCACGGTGCTCTCTTCTGTACCGCCTACATAGGTGCCGCCATCAATATCCAGTTGTAGTGTTGGTATGGCAAGCGCAGAGCCCGCTCCCAGCATCCCTGTAACCAAGGCCGCTAAAGTTCCCGTTCTCATAGCGACAATCCTCCAAAATTTCATATGCATGTCCCAACCAGTCAATGGCGGGTGTCCTGTGGAATACATGCAAAAGCATGACCAGAAACTAGAAGTAACGGAGTTTCAACGGCCTGACTTTACAAGGTAATTGCTTGGTAGGTGCTGTGTGTAAAATATGCCGACAAGAATCTGAGCTTTGATGAGTGGTCATGACACCATAACGTGGCCGGTGTTTGTCACCATAAATTGGCCGGGTTTTCCAGCCAATAATAGAATGACCAGATATTGTGGTATTAAGCCTTTTAAACAAAAGCGGACATTCAGATTTGGCTCTGAGTGCCTTTTTGCGAGCCTTCCTGACTAGCGGAGATCATCGACAGTTGTCGCAAAACTTCGTCGACTGAATTCTACAGGGCTTACAAGCCTCTGAAATTTATGAAATAGTGCTACGGGATGATCTTGGATAAGCGAACCTTGAAATTGCGCCAAAAACGACATTCTACGAATATCTCGATGTAAAAGTTTTCAGAGATTCACTCATAGGTCTCTGATAATTAAATATAAAGTGGCGTTTTATGCCTTTTCCCGTTGAGGGATATACGTCATTTGTCGTTGAATAAGCTGTTATATGGGCAACCTCAGTAAAAAATGGAGAATTTTAAGTGCCAACTGAAAATGTAATCCAAAAAAGTGCCGCACTGCGGGGGAAAGGTAAATTTGACGACGCAATCGAGCTGATCGAGCGCAGTATCCACAATATTGATCCCGATACTAAAGTTATCGCTTGGCTTGAAGCTTTTCGAGCCGCCAAAGAGAAAGGCGATCAAGCTCTAACAAGAAAGTACGCTGAGTTAGTTGCGTCTGAGGAACCAGATATGCCCTCTGTTCAAGATTATTTGTGACCATACACTTCATGTGAGGAAGAGCCAGCCATGGATAATAGGTTCGCGGTCTCGCTGCATGATGTTGACCCTTGGAGGCCAACAGATGAGGAGCGTCAAGAAGAAGTCGTGAAACGGCTAATGGACGAATGCGAAGTGTTGGGTGAGGCAAAGCCCAGCATCATGACTTTTGGTTTTCGTACTAATAGCTCTACTGCACAAATTGCGAACGATCTGGTCTCTGGCCTATCTCTTCCAGCACTTATTAGCTCTGCTGGATATGTCTTAAAGCACCTTGCACCATTAATCATCGAGTACCTGAAAACACGCCCCCAGAAAGAGGTCACGATAGACTACAAAGGGCATCGGGTAACAGTGAGAGGCGGTGGTGACGTTGCCAAAGAGCTGCAGAATTTGATTCGAAAAATTGATGAGACAGAGTCCGGTGGAGACTAACAGGGCATATAACCCATATGAGCGTCACACGGATGGTCTTTCTCCGCTCCCAAGAGGACACCGGTGCGCTAGTCGTTAGCCGGCGTACAACAGTGTGAACTTGAACAGGATACTTCTGGTGGCTTGAAGAAGTCCTTAAAGCCACATTCAATAACAGAATTTGGACGATGCCCAATGGATGCTATTATCGAAGTCGATGTTCGGGTTGATCAGATAGAACTGAGAAACCAGAGGCCGGTTTTTAGCTCGGATAAATCATACGAAAGGGCGGTGGAAGTATCTGGCCGGTGTCTTATCACTTACCCGTACTCGATCAGCATAGATGACGAAGTAGATTTGGCGCGTCTACCTGGGGTCGTAGCAATGCGAGGGAGCGATAGGTTTACGAGGCCTCAATCAGATAAAAATGGCGATATACTCGGTTTCATCCGGTACGAAAAAGCAGGGGAGCCTGTTGGGAATTCTGAAGGTTCTCCAGCTCGATTTGTTATTGAACTTGGTGGTTTTGACTTGAATCTTTTGGCATCGTTTGTACCAGCTATAAGGCCGGACGATAAGCTGCAACTCGTATTGACGGTTTTTGGGCTTGAGCACAGTTCTTCGCCCGATGGATGGCGTTGGCCAAGTTCAACAGTGCAAGATTCAGGAGCGATTCTCGTTTACGACTTTGCAGTCAAAATCGGAAGCCAATCTGACTGAGAAGTAGCGCTTTCTCTATCAGTGGGTGACTAGGTCCAGTGCCACTTCTTCAGCAATGTCCATGCAGTACCACTCCCGTACGATATAGGTTGACTCAGATCCTCATAAATCTTTCTATTAAAGCAGACAGCAACAACTCGCTGACCATCATTAGTATTGCTTCTGCCATAGCCTTTGAGTCATTCGCAAGGAACATCAGTAGCGCTGTCGCTAAAAGGAAGACAAAAAATATAAGTAGGGACTTGTGCTTCATTGATCGCAAGCCTTCAACGTTGGGTTGAAAAGATTTGCGATATCTCGAAGCACTGAGTGGCGATTTCAGGCTGGATATCGGGGGTAGAGTGGTGTTAGCGCCTAACGCATGGCCCCGTGCCAAGATCTATAGTAGAGCATGGAAGGACAGAAGGCGTCAAATTCTCGGCAGTGGAGCAACAGTGTCAATGGCCATTTATTTTGACCCACCTTTGGCCAATAAAATTGACCCACCTTTCATAGTCTAGCCTGTCGTTTTCTGCTTCAGCCGATAGCTTTCTCCTCCCAGCATAAAGATGTGTGAATGGTGGATGACCCGATCAATGATCGGCACCGCCACGTTGTCGTCGTGGAAGAACTCGCCCCAACTGGTGAAGTCCTTGTTGGTGGTGAGGATGATGGACCGGTATTCGTACAGGCTGTTGATCAGCTGGAACAGGTTGTACCGGGCCTGCCGCGTCATGGGCAGGTAACCCAGTTCATCGATGACCAGCAGGTCGTACTTGGCCAGTTGGCTGACCCGCTTTTTCAGCTCACCCTTCATCTCGGCCAGCTCTAGTTCTTCCACCAGATCGAGAGCGTTGCGGAACAGCACCCGGTAGCCGGCCTCCACAGCTTTGTGGCCAATGCCGATGGCCAGGTGGGTCTTGCCTACACCGGGCGGACCGATGAACACCAGGTTGTTTCGCTCGTCGATGAACTGGAAGTCCAGCAAGGCATTGACCTGGCGTTTGGTAATGGTGGTCTGGTGCCGGTAGTCGAAGCCCTCCAGGCGCTTCTCCGCTGGGAACGCAGCCATTTTCCGGTTCCGGCGGATGCGTTTGTCCTGGCGCTGGGTCAGTTCGTGCTCGGCAAGCCGGTCCGCGAAGCTGAGATAGGACATCTCGTTGGCTTCAGCCTCGGCCAGCAGGTTGGTCAGTTCGTCGGCGGCCGCGCTCAGGCGCAGGCTGCGGTAACGGGCCACGGTCTGTTCAAGCTGGCTCATGGGTCACCCCCTGGCCACTGGAGCGGCCAATATGGCGGTAAGCGCTCAGATCCAGTGTTTCTTTTGGTTCCGATAGCGGTTCCGGCTGTCGCTCCCGGAGAACGGCGGCCTGGGCTGCTTCCAGATAACTTTGCAGCCGTGTCGCGGTCATGCCGGGACGCTCTGCCAGCGTCGTAATTAATGCCGGATCCACGGGCGCATGGCGCTTGAGCAGGTCACGGGCAGCCACCAGCTGGTCCTTGTAGATCTTGGGCTCGGAACGCTTGAGCTGTTGGCACAACCGTGGCCCGATGTCACTGCCGATCAGGTCGTTGATCTTACCCTCAAGGGTGGCCACCCGCTGGGCATGATCCCGGTAGTGGTGGGTGTTCTTGATTACCTTGCCTTTATCGGCACACAGAGCATGGCTGGCAATGACTTCCCCTGTGTTCAGGTCGCTGATGTGGAGTTGGCCGCCGGACTCCAGAACGCCCACCCGGGCCTGCTGCCAGGCCATGGGCACAGAGTACTTGTTGGCCTTCCAGGCGATCAGGCCGGTCTTGTCGGCTCGACGTGTCTCGTGGGCCACAGATTGCACGCAAGCTGGTGACAGGTAAGCCTCCAGGTGTTCTCGCTCATCCCGTTCGAAGCGTTCCCGGGGTGGTTCTCCGGTGGTGCCGTGGATGCGGACATTGGCTACGCTCTCAAGCCAGTCCTGCACGTGCTGGCGCACGTGCTCCTGGTCCCGGAAGACTTCACCGTAGAGGCAATCCTGCTTGACGTACTTCACGCCAGCTTCCACCTTGCCCTTGCTCTCCGGGTCATAGCCTTCGCAGGCATGGATCCGGAACCCGGCCGTGGTGGCATACTCATGGAACCGTTGGTTTAGCGTCAGTTCCCGGTACTGCTCGTTGATCACCACCAGCTTGGTCTGATCGTAGACGCACTCCTCTGGCAGGCCACCGAAGTAACGCAGGGCTTCGTCATGGAGCTGGATAAACGTCTGGGTATCCAGCGGGCGGAAGGCCAGACCCACGTACATCAGCCGTGAGAAGGACAGCACGAACACCACGAAGTGGAGAATCCGCTCTTCGCCACCGATCAGCACGCCGCGCAACTCACCCGGATCCACCTGACACTGAACACCCGGCACATCGTCCAGAATGGGTTCGTAGTAGCGCATCTGGGCCGAGGCCACTTCCTCCTTAAGCACCCGCACATAGCGTCGG is a window encoding:
- a CDS encoding choice-of-anchor N protein, with amino-acid sequence MRTGTLAALVTGMLGAGSALAIPTLQLDIDGGTYVGGTEESTVTTTSSFDLWALGKTTEVDTAIDYYLSVALLPKTQNIGDPANLGSVTVNGTALSTLFGASEYGTPPVASVSNGGELAPHGIFDTYYYQLAFSFAGLPTIASYNVQDDTAGPAGEELFKQVFQIDASSLAGGYGLHFDLYTYGETNGQRTAITDFAPFSHDAAYCVDRDCGPVKVPEPSTLALFSIGLMGLVAIRRRIRTN
- the istB gene encoding IS21-like element helper ATPase IstB; translated protein: MSQLEQTVARYRSLRLSAAADELTNLLAEAEANEMSYLSFADRLAEHELTQRQDKRIRRNRKMAAFPAEKRLEGFDYRHQTTITKRQVNALLDFQFIDERNNLVFIGPPGVGKTHLAIGIGHKAVEAGYRVLFRNALDLVEELELAEMKGELKKRVSQLAKYDLLVIDELGYLPMTRQARYNLFQLINSLYEYRSIILTTNKDFTSWGEFFHDDNVAVPIIDRVIHHSHIFMLGGESYRLKQKTTG
- the istA gene encoding IS21 family transposase, producing MIHKIKALHDNGKGLSIRAISQELGLSRNTVRKYLRMEVDAISERFADPSRSKRLDDHRDYLVHLLQQFPKLSAVKIARKLQERVGELSASDRTIRRYVRVLKEEVASAQMRYYEPILDDVPGVQCQVDPGELRGVLIGGEERILHFVVFVLSFSRLMYVGLAFRPLDTQTFIQLHDEALRYFGGLPEECVYDQTKLVVINEQYRELTLNQRFHEYATTAGFRIHACEGYDPESKGKVEAGVKYVKQDCLYGEVFRDQEHVRQHVQDWLESVANVRIHGTTGEPPRERFERDEREHLEAYLSPACVQSVAHETRRADKTGLIAWKANKYSVPMAWQQARVGVLESGGQLHISDLNTGEVIASHALCADKGKVIKNTHHYRDHAQRVATLEGKINDLIGSDIGPRLCQQLKRSEPKIYKDQLVAARDLLKRHAPVDPALITTLAERPGMTATRLQSYLEAAQAAVLRERQPEPLSEPKETLDLSAYRHIGRSSGQGVTHEPA